The Oncorhynchus keta strain PuntledgeMale-10-30-2019 chromosome 17, Oket_V2, whole genome shotgun sequence genome has a window encoding:
- the LOC127908175 gene encoding uncharacterized protein LOC127908175 → MLQYSNPPQHYDTVPQHYDTVPQHYDTVQYSNPPQRYDTVPQHYDTVQYSNPPQRYDTVPQHYDTVQYSNPPQRYDTVPQHYDTVQYSNPPQRYDTVPQHYDTVQYSNPPQRYDTVPQHYDTVQYSNPPQRYDTVPQHYGTVQYSNPPQRYDTVPQHYGTVQYSNPPQHYDTVPQHYDTVPQHYDTVQYSNPPQRYDTVPQHYDTVPQHYDTVQYSNPPQHYDTVPQHYDTVPQHYDTVQYSNPPQRYDTVPQHYDTVQYSNPPQRYDTVPQHYDTVQYSNPPQRYDTVPQHYDTVQYSNPPQRYDTVPQHYDTVQYSNPPQRYDTVPQHYDTVQYSNPPQRYDTVPQHYGTVQYSNPPQRYDTVPQHYSTRYDTVPQHYGTVQYSNPPQRYDTVPQHYGTVQYSNPPQHYSTVQYSNPPQHYGTVQYSNPPQRYDTVPQHYGTVQYSNPPQHYSTVQYSNPPQHYDMLQYSNPPQPYDTVPQHYGTVQYSNPPQHYDTVPQHYGTVQYSNPPQHYDMLQYSNPPQPYDTVPQHYGTVQYSNPPQPYDTVPQHYGTVQYSNPPQHYGTVQYSNPPQRYDTVPQHYGTVQYSNPPQHYDMLQYSNPPQPYDTVPQHYGTVQYSNPPQPYDTVPQHYDTVQYSNPPQPYDTVPQHYGTVQYSNPPQPYDTVPQHYGTVQY, encoded by the exons ATGTTGCAGTATTCAAATCCTCCTCAGCACTATGACACGGTGCCTCAGCACTATGACACGGTGCCTCAGCACTATGACACGGTGCAGTATTCAAATCCTCCTCAGCGTTATGACACGGTGCCTCAGCACTATGACACGGTGCAGTATTCAAATCCTCCTCAGCGTTATGACACGGTGCCTCAGCACTATGACACGGTGCAGTATTCAAATCCTCCTCAGCGTTATGACACGGTGCCTCAGCACTATGACACGGTGCAGTATTCAAATCCTCCTCAGCGTTATGACACAGTGCCTCAGCACTATGACACGGTGCAGTATTCAAATCCTCCTCAGCGTTATGACACGGTGCCTCAGCACTATGACACGGTGCAGTATTCAAATCCTCCTCAGCGTTACGACACGGTGCCTCAGCACTATGGCACGGTGCAGTATTCAAATCCTCCTCAGCGTTATGACACGGTGCCTCAGCACTATGGCACGGTGCAGTATTCAAATCCTCCTCAGCACTATGACACGGTGCCTCAGCACTATGACACGGTGCCTCAGCACTATGACACGGTGCAGTATTCAAATCCTCCTCAGCGTTATGACACGGTGCCTCAGCACTATGACACGGTGCCTCAGCACTATGACACGGTGCAGTATTCAAATCCTCCTCAGCACTATGACACGGTGCCTCAGCACTATGACACGGTGCCTCAGCACTATGACACGGTGCAGTATTCAAATCCTCCTCAGCGTTATGACACGGTGCCTCAGCACTATGACACGGTGCAGTATTCAAATCCTCCTCAGCGTTATGACACGGTGCCTCAGCACTATGACACGGTGCAGTATTCAAATCCTCCTCAGCGTTATGACACGGTGCCTCAGCACTATGACACGGTGCAGTATTCAAATCCTCCTCAGCGTTATGACACAGTGCCTCAGCACTATGACACGGTGCAGTATTCAAATCCTCCTCAGCGTTATGACACGGTGCCTCAGCACTATGACACGGTGCAGTATTCAAATCCTCCTCAGCGTTACGACACGGTGCCTCAGCACTATGGCACGGTGCAGTATTCAAATCCTCCTCAGCGTTATGACACGGTGCCTCAGCACTATAGCACG CGTTATGACACGGTGCCTCAGCACTATGGCACGGTGCAGTATTCAAATCCTCCTCAGCGTTATGACACGGTGCCTCAGCACTATGGCACCGTGCAGTATTCAAATCCTCCTCAGCACTATAGCACGGTGCAGTATTCAAATCCTCCTCAGCACTATGGCACGGTGCAGTATTCAAATCCTCCTCAGCGTTATGACACGGTGCCTCAGCACTATGGCACCGTGCAGTATTCAAATCCTCCTCAGCACTATAGCACGGTGCAGTATTCAAATCCTCCTCAGCACTATGACATGTTGCAGTATTCAAATCCTCCTCAGCCTTATGACACGGTGCCTCAGCACTATGGCACGGTGCAGTATTCAAATCCCCCTCAGCACTATGACACGGTGCCTCAGCACTATGGCACGGTGCAGTATTCAAATCCTCCTCAGCACTATGACATGTTGCAGTATTCAAATCCTCCTCAGCCTTATGACACGGTGCCTCAGCACTATGGCACGGTGCAGTATTCAAATCCTCCTCAGCCTTATGACACGGTGCCTCAGCACTATGGCACGGTGCAGTATTCAAATCCTCCTCAGCACTATGGCACGGTGCAGTATTCAAATCCTCCTCAGCGTTATGACACGGTGCCTCAGCACTATGGCACGGTGCAGTATTCAAATCCTCCTCAGCACTATGACATGTTGCAGTATTCAAATCCTCCTCAGCCTTATGACACGGTGCCTCAGCACTATGGCACGGTGCAGTATTCAAATCCTCCTCAGCCTTATGACACGGTGCCTCAGCACTATGACACGGTGCAGTATTCAAATCCTCCTCAGCCTTATGACACGGTGCCTCAGCACTATGGCACGGTGCAGTATTCAAATCCTCCTCAGCCTTATGACACGGTGCCTCAGCACTATGGCACGGTGCAGTATTAA